In one Agathobacter rectalis ATCC 33656 genomic region, the following are encoded:
- the modB gene encoding molybdate ABC transporter permease subunit, with the protein MGQIDFSPLWVTLKTGIVASVFSFFIGIAFAELVINTKGRVRAFWDGLLTLPMVLPPTVAGYILLRIFSTRRPFGSFLSHSMGIQVVHTWLGCVVAATIIALPLMYRNARAAFEQIDENVIYAARTLGISEWKIFWKIRLPMAKPGIISGVTLAFARAIGEYGATSMLAGNIAGKTSTISQQIAMVVQSGDYATAGFWCIVIIAISFACLVSINMICGKSKGIKRKRKNNVAHSKNKKTVG; encoded by the coding sequence ATGGGACAGATTGATTTTTCACCGCTTTGGGTGACATTAAAAACAGGAATAGTAGCGTCAGTTTTTTCTTTTTTTATAGGAATAGCTTTTGCTGAGCTTGTCATAAACACAAAGGGCAGAGTGAGGGCGTTCTGGGATGGACTGCTGACACTTCCGATGGTGCTGCCGCCTACCGTGGCTGGATACATTCTTTTAAGGATTTTCAGCACAAGGCGTCCTTTTGGAAGCTTTTTAAGCCATAGCATGGGGATACAGGTAGTACACACGTGGCTTGGCTGTGTGGTGGCAGCAACCATCATTGCACTCCCTCTCATGTACAGAAATGCGAGAGCGGCATTTGAGCAGATAGATGAAAATGTCATATATGCGGCGCGCACTCTCGGCATAAGTGAGTGGAAGATTTTCTGGAAGATACGTCTGCCGATGGCAAAGCCCGGTATCATATCGGGTGTCACACTGGCTTTTGCCAGAGCTATCGGTGAGTACGGTGCCACATCGATGCTTGCCGGAAATATAGCAGGAAAAACATCGACCATATCACAGCAGATAGCAATGGTCGTCCAAAGTGGAGACTATGCCACAGCGGGCTTCTGGTGCATAGTAATCATAGCGATTTCGTTTGCATGCCTTGTATCGATAAATATGATATGCGGCAAAAGCAAGGGCATAAAGAGAAAGAGAAAAAATAATGTCGCTCATAGTAAAAATAAAAAAACAGTTGGATAA
- a CDS encoding aminotransferase class V-fold PLP-dependent enzyme, giving the protein MIYLDNAATTIKKPDAVYDAVLDAMKHCGNSGRGASDASLDASRKIYEARMCLAEFFGGDDAARLVFTANATEALNIAIHGLFEPGEHVITTQLEHNSVLRPLYMQRERGVGVDIVPCSDAGIKRGIISPSDIEALIRPDTKAIVCTHASNLTGNVVDIKSIGQIARKYNLLFIVDASQTAGVLPINIREMNIDVLCFTGHKGLMGPQGTGGLYVGERADIKPFKSGGTGVLSFLENQPMELPTRLEAGTLNGPGIAGLLTGVMELEKIGLDNIYAKEHELMQAFMGKIKTIPGIRIYGDFDVLSDNGLHCAIVSVNIADMDSAEVSDILMNEYGIATRSGIHCAPLMHKFFGTQKQGMVRFSFSYYNTVDEINEAAEALMQIAALR; this is encoded by the coding sequence ATGATTTACCTGGACAATGCTGCCACAACAATTAAAAAGCCGGATGCGGTATATGATGCAGTGCTTGATGCAATGAAGCACTGCGGCAATTCCGGGCGCGGGGCATCGGATGCATCGCTTGATGCGTCGAGGAAAATATATGAGGCCAGAATGTGCCTTGCAGAATTTTTCGGCGGAGATGATGCGGCCAGACTCGTTTTTACGGCAAATGCCACTGAGGCACTAAACATTGCAATCCACGGACTGTTTGAGCCGGGGGAGCATGTGATTACAACACAGCTCGAGCATAATTCCGTGCTCAGACCTCTTTATATGCAAAGGGAGCGGGGCGTGGGTGTGGATATTGTACCATGCAGTGATGCAGGCATAAAAAGGGGGATAATTTCCCCATCGGACATAGAGGCTTTAATCCGTCCGGATACAAAAGCCATCGTATGCACACATGCTTCAAATCTCACAGGCAACGTGGTGGATATTAAGTCGATAGGTCAAATCGCACGAAAGTATAACCTTTTATTTATAGTCGATGCATCGCAGACAGCCGGTGTACTTCCTATAAATATAAGGGAAATGAATATTGATGTGCTCTGCTTCACAGGCCATAAGGGTTTGATGGGACCGCAGGGCACCGGAGGCCTTTATGTGGGAGAGAGAGCAGATATAAAGCCGTTTAAGAGCGGTGGCACCGGCGTGCTAAGCTTTCTTGAGAACCAGCCTATGGAGCTTCCGACAAGACTTGAGGCCGGTACCTTAAACGGTCCGGGAATCGCAGGGCTTTTAACTGGTGTCATGGAGCTTGAGAAAATCGGCCTCGACAATATATACGCTAAAGAGCATGAGCTGATGCAGGCATTTATGGGAAAAATAAAGACAATCCCGGGAATCAGGATATATGGAGATTTCGATGTGCTGTCCGACAATGGTCTGCACTGTGCGATTGTTTCTGTAAATATAGCTGATATGGACTCGGCGGAGGTGTCAGACATACTTATGAATGAGTATGGCATAGCAACAAGGAGCGGTATACACTGCGCACCACTGATGCATAAATTCTTTGGAACACAAAAACAGGGTATGGTGAGATTCTCATTTTCATATTATAATACAGTTGATGAGATAAATGAGGCCGCTGAAGCGCTTATGCAGATTGCGGCATTGCGATAA
- a CDS encoding XdhC family protein — translation MGKLLAINISKERGTEKREVPQAELVADYGIMGDAHAGKWHRQVSLLSAEKIDAFRARGAQIDNGAFGENLIISGFDFKNLPLGTRFCIGDAILEMTQIGKQCHSHCAIYKRMGECIMPKEGVFAVVIRGGQIHTGDEVKLIPANIYASIKDRPADSRCELLTVTEGAHAGEKALYIDGRIRVASGSAWADEINDNDNSIVMFKQQIGSRPRLIICGGGHVSAALVRMASLLAFDIWVIEDRPLFADNAKRQGADHVICGDYKKTLARLEPQADDYYVCMTRGHRFDMECLTEIFRKPYAYVGMMGSKKRAAIVKKDLEESGFSRENISGLHSPIGLAIGGQTPEEIALSVISEIVKCKNERTGCTQVDNEVLDALIEASDEKYILCTIIKKNGSAPRGVGTQMLVSSDNRIIGTIGGGCAEAEVISQCRRLFRKQEFKCGLMDVSMNTDDAEKEGMVCGGSISVLLEQLG, via the coding sequence ATGGGAAAGCTTCTTGCAATCAATATAAGCAAAGAGAGAGGAACTGAAAAGAGAGAGGTGCCACAGGCGGAGCTTGTTGCAGACTATGGCATCATGGGAGATGCACATGCCGGAAAGTGGCACAGGCAGGTCAGCCTGCTTTCCGCAGAGAAAATAGATGCCTTCAGGGCAAGAGGAGCGCAGATAGACAACGGCGCATTTGGCGAAAATTTAATTATATCAGGATTTGATTTCAAGAATTTACCGCTTGGAACACGCTTTTGCATAGGAGATGCTATTCTGGAGATGACGCAGATAGGCAAGCAGTGTCATTCGCATTGTGCTATCTACAAGAGGATGGGCGAGTGCATTATGCCAAAGGAGGGCGTGTTTGCAGTAGTCATAAGAGGCGGCCAGATTCATACCGGTGACGAGGTGAAGCTGATTCCGGCAAACATATATGCTTCGATAAAGGACAGACCGGCGGACAGTCGCTGTGAGCTTTTGACAGTCACAGAAGGAGCACATGCCGGTGAAAAGGCGCTTTATATAGATGGCAGAATAAGAGTGGCATCAGGCAGTGCATGGGCAGATGAAATAAATGACAATGATAATTCCATTGTGATGTTTAAACAGCAGATAGGCAGCAGACCACGCCTCATAATCTGCGGAGGAGGTCATGTATCGGCGGCACTTGTACGCATGGCATCACTTTTGGCCTTTGACATATGGGTGATAGAGGACAGACCTCTGTTTGCCGATAATGCAAAGCGCCAAGGAGCAGACCATGTAATTTGCGGCGATTATAAAAAAACTCTCGCCAGGCTGGAGCCACAGGCGGATGATTACTATGTATGCATGACAAGAGGTCATCGCTTTGATATGGAGTGTCTTACAGAGATATTCAGAAAGCCATACGCCTATGTGGGGATGATGGGCTCAAAGAAAAGAGCTGCCATAGTAAAAAAAGACCTTGAAGAATCGGGATTTTCACGGGAAAACATATCCGGATTACATTCTCCGATAGGCCTTGCAATAGGCGGACAGACACCGGAGGAAATTGCGCTTTCGGTGATAAGTGAGATAGTAAAGTGCAAAAATGAGCGTACCGGCTGCACACAGGTGGATAACGAAGTGCTTGATGCACTTATTGAGGCATCAGATGAGAAGTATATACTGTGTACCATCATAAAAAAGAATGGCAGTGCACCGCGCGGAGTCGGAACACAGATGCTCGTGAGCTCAGACAATCGGATCATCGGAACTATAGGCGGCGGTTGTGCGGAGGCAGAGGTTATAAGCCAATGCAGGAGACTGTTTCGCAAGCAGGAGTTCAAATGCGGTTTGATGGATGTGAGCATGAACACTGACGATGCCGAGAAAGAGGGCATGGTGTGCGGAGGCAGTATTTCGGTGCTGCTGGAGCAGCTTGGATGA
- the selD gene encoding selenide, water dikinase SelD, with product MPQEIVFCKGGGCTAKLGPDLLSHVLAKLPRGEKDSNLLIGYDSCDDAAVYKISDDTAVVQTLDFFPPMVDDPYTFGQIAAANALSDIYAMGGTVKTALNIVCFPEKMDLNILGKIMQGGADKVIEAGGTLAGGHSIADSDVKYGLSVMGTVHPEHIYSNNTGQPSDVLILTKKLGVGLVCNANRVGEAPLGAIEDAVSSMTTLNKAASEISHAFDIHACTDVTGFSFLGHLSEMLNDDITALIDSISIPVITGALRCADEFFLTAAAQRNRNHVGDKVCFAKNIPFSMEEVLFDPQTSGGLLFAVKASEADAFLHELKAAGLPAAKVGRFVKRRDVPIYVN from the coding sequence ATGCCACAGGAAATAGTGTTTTGCAAGGGCGGTGGCTGTACCGCAAAGCTTGGTCCGGATTTGTTAAGTCATGTTTTAGCAAAGCTGCCAAGGGGTGAAAAAGACAGCAATCTGCTCATCGGATATGATAGCTGTGATGATGCGGCAGTGTACAAAATTTCAGATGACACGGCGGTAGTCCAGACGCTTGATTTTTTTCCGCCGATGGTTGATGATCCGTATACGTTTGGACAGATAGCGGCTGCAAATGCGCTCAGTGATATCTATGCGATGGGCGGCACAGTAAAGACCGCATTGAACATCGTCTGTTTCCCTGAGAAAATGGATCTGAATATACTTGGCAAAATAATGCAGGGCGGTGCCGATAAGGTGATAGAGGCCGGCGGCACACTTGCGGGCGGCCATTCTATAGCAGACAGTGATGTAAAATACGGACTTTCAGTCATGGGTACGGTCCACCCGGAGCATATTTACAGCAACAATACAGGGCAGCCGTCAGATGTGCTTATACTTACAAAGAAACTCGGAGTGGGGCTTGTATGCAACGCAAACCGCGTCGGGGAAGCTCCGTTAGGTGCAATTGAGGATGCGGTAAGCTCTATGACCACACTGAATAAGGCAGCATCCGAAATCAGTCATGCTTTCGATATACATGCATGCACGGATGTCACGGGATTTAGCTTTTTAGGGCATCTGAGTGAGATGTTAAATGATGATATAACAGCACTTATCGACTCGATTTCCATCCCGGTCATTACCGGAGCACTGCGATGCGCAGATGAGTTTTTCCTCACGGCAGCGGCCCAGCGCAACAGAAACCATGTAGGTGATAAGGTGTGCTTTGCAAAAAATATACCTTTTTCAATGGAGGAGGTACTTTTCGATCCGCAGACCTCCGGAGGATTGCTGTTTGCAGTAAAAGCCTCTGAGGCAGATGCATTTTTGCATGAGCTTAAAGCCGCAGGGCTCCCGGCTGCAAAGGTGGGACGATTTGTTAAGCGTCGCGATGTGCCGATATATGTGAACTGA
- the yedF gene encoding sulfurtransferase-like selenium metabolism protein YedF yields the protein MITVNAIGDTCPIPVVKTKKAIEALTQPDTVETLVDNEVAVENLKKMAAQKGYSCDSSKLDDGSYSVKLTIEAVNADELSDTDEASQYACRPAADNRVVVIRSSYMGEGSEELGKVLIKGFIYALSQQDNPPETMLFYNGGAKLTCEGSESLEDLKELKSRGVKIFTCGTCLNYYELSDKLAVGEVTNMYDIAEKMAGASLIVSP from the coding sequence ATGATAACAGTAAATGCAATAGGGGATACATGTCCAATCCCGGTAGTAAAGACAAAGAAAGCGATAGAGGCTCTCACACAGCCGGATACGGTTGAGACACTTGTGGACAATGAAGTTGCAGTGGAAAATTTAAAAAAGATGGCTGCACAGAAGGGCTATAGCTGTGATAGCAGTAAGCTCGACGACGGAAGCTACAGCGTAAAGCTGACAATTGAAGCTGTAAATGCCGATGAGCTTTCGGATACAGACGAGGCTTCACAGTATGCATGCAGGCCGGCCGCAGATAACAGGGTTGTTGTAATCCGCTCTTCATATATGGGAGAGGGCAGCGAGGAGCTTGGCAAGGTACTTATAAAGGGCTTCATCTATGCGCTTTCGCAGCAGGACAACCCGCCTGAAACCATGCTTTTCTATAATGGAGGAGCGAAGCTGACCTGTGAGGGCTCAGAGTCACTTGAGGATTTAAAGGAGCTTAAGAGCCGTGGGGTGAAAATTTTTACCTGCGGAACATGCCTGAACTACTATGAGCTGTCAGATAAGCTTGCAGTCGGAGAGGTGACCAACATGTATGATATCGCAGAAAAGATGGCTGGGGCATCTCTTATTGTAAGTCCGTAG
- a CDS encoding sulfate/molybdate ABC transporter ATP-binding protein — protein MSLIVKIKKQLDNFMLSVDMELTDEVVSVIGMSGSGKSMTLKCIAGIETPDSGFISLNGRVLYDSKKRINLQPGKRRVGYLFQDYALFPTMTVMENICIAMGQRNEEKVKGWLKRYGLEGMAYTYPNHLSGGQRQRVAMLRMLAAKPECILLDEPFSALDEHVKRSMESELMEMLTDFHNPVVFVSHNRDEVYRLAERIGSMESGVLSTVRDKKDFFMRPMSVEQALLVGCNNISEVKWQDKHHLLAVEWDSVFEVTDEQLEQTAMSMDGISHIGVFPQDIIISAGKTKTALAYADKNIIRIKDYKMIEELKSWEVLCKLNNDSIIYASLPRHTEANMLNKNINDELYIKNFYLLG, from the coding sequence ATGTCGCTCATAGTAAAAATAAAAAAACAGTTGGATAATTTCATGCTCTCGGTTGACATGGAGCTTACGGACGAGGTTGTGTCCGTAATCGGTATGTCGGGCTCAGGAAAGAGTATGACATTAAAGTGCATAGCAGGGATAGAGACACCGGACTCAGGCTTTATATCATTAAACGGCCGTGTGCTGTATGATTCGAAAAAGCGTATAAATCTGCAACCGGGTAAGCGCAGGGTAGGCTATCTGTTTCAGGACTATGCATTATTTCCGACAATGACTGTGATGGAAAATATATGCATAGCAATGGGTCAGCGTAACGAGGAAAAAGTGAAGGGCTGGCTGAAGAGGTATGGGCTTGAGGGCATGGCATACACATATCCCAACCATCTCTCAGGTGGTCAGAGGCAGCGCGTGGCAATGCTTCGCATGCTTGCGGCTAAGCCGGAGTGCATACTGCTCGATGAGCCTTTTTCGGCACTGGATGAGCATGTAAAAAGAAGCATGGAATCAGAGCTTATGGAGATGCTGACAGATTTTCACAATCCTGTTGTTTTTGTGTCACACAATCGCGATGAGGTGTATCGCCTGGCCGAGCGTATCGGAAGCATGGAGAGCGGTGTACTGAGTACAGTCCGCGACAAAAAAGATTTCTTCATGCGGCCTATGTCTGTGGAGCAGGCACTGCTTGTGGGCTGCAACAATATATCAGAGGTAAAATGGCAGGATAAGCATCATTTGCTTGCGGTGGAATGGGATAGCGTATTTGAGGTCACTGATGAGCAGCTTGAACAGACTGCAATGAGTATGGACGGCATATCGCACATAGGTGTTTTCCCACAGGATATTATAATATCTGCAGGCAAAACAAAAACGGCACTTGCATATGCTGATAAAAATATAATCAGGATTAAAGATTATAAAATGATTGAAGAACTGAAAAGCTGGGAAGTATTGTGTAAATTAAATAACGATTCAATAATTTACGCAAGCCTTCCGAGGCATACAGAAGCAAATATGCTTAACAAAAATATAAATGATGAGCTTTATATAAAGAATTTTTATCTGCTTGGATGA
- the modA gene encoding molybdate ABC transporter substrate-binding protein, with the protein MSLRIATGTDGSRKERKGLKRKFAAYAGLAFGLILIAGLFAGCGKKDTADADVDLSIFAAKSLNGVMDEICAAYTRAHPNVNFRNNYDSSGTLMAQIKEGAKCNIFFSAGVAQMDELQNGYDGGSVVDGTRVDLLNNQVCLVTYKNSGTAVTGFADISKAKNMALADGTVPVGQYTRAALVNSKMVEGDASNPQAISDSDISKALDGLEINSCANVGAVASAVAEGANEIGTVYYSDTFGYENQLDIIEKLPNSLTGDVIYPIAALKGDSTTSDELEAAKEFIAYLQTDEAMSVFEKYHFSVNA; encoded by the coding sequence ATGAGCTTAAGAATAGCGACAGGTACTGACGGATCAAGAAAGGAGCGCAAGGGCTTAAAGAGAAAATTTGCAGCATATGCAGGACTTGCGTTTGGACTTATCCTTATAGCAGGACTTTTTGCGGGCTGTGGAAAAAAGGATACAGCAGATGCAGATGTCGATTTATCAATTTTTGCGGCAAAGAGCTTAAACGGTGTTATGGATGAAATTTGTGCAGCCTACACCAGGGCGCATCCAAATGTAAACTTCCGGAACAACTATGACAGCTCCGGAACTCTGATGGCACAGATTAAAGAGGGTGCGAAGTGCAACATCTTTTTCTCAGCAGGAGTGGCACAGATGGATGAGCTTCAGAATGGCTACGACGGAGGAAGCGTGGTGGACGGTACTCGTGTTGACCTATTAAATAATCAGGTGTGCCTTGTTACATATAAGAATAGTGGCACGGCAGTTACCGGGTTTGCAGACATCTCAAAGGCTAAAAATATGGCGCTTGCTGACGGAACAGTTCCTGTAGGACAGTACACCAGGGCAGCACTGGTAAATTCAAAAATGGTTGAAGGTGATGCTTCAAATCCACAGGCTATTTCAGATTCTGATATCTCTAAGGCACTTGACGGTCTGGAAATAAACAGCTGTGCCAATGTAGGTGCGGTTGCATCTGCCGTAGCTGAGGGCGCAAATGAGATAGGAACAGTTTATTATTCAGATACATTCGGATACGAGAACCAGCTTGATATTATAGAAAAGCTTCCAAACAGCTTAACAGGCGATGTCATCTATCCGATAGCAGCCTTAAAGGGAGACAGCACTACATCAGATGAGCTTGAAGCAGCAAAGGAATTTATCGCATACCTTCAGACAGATGAGGCAATGTCAGTATTTGAGAAATATCATTTTTCGGTAAATGCATAA